ATATGATTATATAATCTTTTCTAATTTAggattacatacatacatacatatgaacatatgtatattacattctttattattaattataggtaatttttactattattttatttgatctCAATTAGGTTTTGAGATGTACAGTTTCTTAATCTACTATAATATGGGCTCTTaactgtatatacatatgtacatatttgattCCTTTGCAGGTTAGAGATCTGGTAGAGAAGTGCACATGCCCCTCGCAGTTTCCCATGGTCCGGGTGTCCGAGGGCAAGTATCGCATCGGCGACACCAAAGTACTCATCTTTGTGCGGGTGAGTATTCGTTGGCGGCTGGAATGCGAGGAATACAGAGGGAGAGTCGCTTATATTCGCGTGCCACTTTCAGATACTGCGCTCCCATGTGATGGtgcgcgtgggaggcggatgGGATACCCTGGCCCACTACCTGGATAAGCACgacccctgccgctgccgggCCCAGCACCGCAGCTCGGTGGCCGCCCGCCTCATCCCCCGACAGTCTCCCAACCACAATCCGAGTAACGGCATCGAGCTGCACAAGGCTCAGGTGATATTCGAGCGGTAAGGGATTCGGATTTTGTAGTCCCTTCTCTCCTCTAGATCCAATGATATTTACTCCCTTTCACTCCACTCCCTTTCTCAGGTCACCGACCGCTGCGCGACGCGTCTTCAACAGTCCAAACTGCaacggaggaggagctggaggagctggaggagcaacagcagccacagcggcaacagcagtgggaatgggaattggaCTGGGAGCTGCACAAGGCCAGGCCCAACAGAATGGCAACAGTCTCTCCCCAAATTCAGGAAAGTACCGGAGTCGAAGTCCGACACCGCAGCGTAAATTCATCAACGGTATCCAAAGCAACGGAATCGTGGCAGTCAGTGGCTCCTTCACCACGGCCGTCGTTCCagagcaacagctgctggGCTCCCCTGGCCTGGCCAGGCGCTCCATGTCACCAAGTCCCCGGCGGCTGATCGACATGCGGAAGAAGCAGAGCTCCCTGGACTCATACAGCAGCGGACCTAAGTCGCTGCCaggcggctgcagctgctccctGGAGGATTCCGGATTGGGAGGGGGGGCGGTGACTGCCCCTTCATCTGGAGGAGTGCTTGGCGGGGGACAGTCCGTCCCGGAGCAGGGCAACTCAAGCAAGTTTGAGAATATCAGCGACAACGGTAGCGAGATCAGCGACGAAGGCTACCGAAGCCTGGGGGTAAACCAGTCGAGTGCCCAGAAGCGCGAGTCCCTGCACAGTCAGGCCTCGATGGAAGACGCTGAAACCAATGGTGAGTCCACAACCGCTCCTTCCTTGATTCCCCTCTAAGCTACGAATTCCCTTCCGCAGCGCGTCTCGATCAGACGTCCAGCGACTCACAGATCTCGCCTTCGGAAGAGCCCCCGGAGAAGGCGGCTACGGATATACTAGAGGAAGAGGACCTCAATGGGCAGGAGCTTGACGCGGATgcggacgtggacgtggagcAAGACTACTCTGTGTGCGATGGCCCCCAGTCGCTGCCGGCCATCCTCCGTCTGCCGAAGATGGCGGACAAGTTCGAGCAGTCGGGTGTATTCATCACCGACGATGAGATTACCGTGGACATGGCCAAGAGCCCGCACTCCCCCAAGCTAGAGATGCAGCAGTCCCCGGCGCTGCTCAGTAAAATTCCCCGCTCACCTTTGGCTCAGCGCCGGCGCAGCATCGACAACAGCACCTGCGGCGGCGCCGGCGGCAGCCTCCAGGATCTGAGCTTCCGCTCCTCCGCCGCACCACCCGTCGGCTTCAGCCGCAAGCAGCCCGTGTACCGCTCCATGCGAAGCCGCACCACGGTGGcgtccacgcccacgcccGTGCCTTCGCCACGCGCCTCTCGGCAGGCCTCGAATCTACCAACGGTACGGGATGTGACCAACACATGGAGCGGACGCACTACAGCTGCCCCCAACAG
The sequence above is a segment of the Drosophila pseudoobscura strain MV-25-SWS-2005 chromosome X, UCI_Dpse_MV25, whole genome shotgun sequence genome. Coding sequences within it:
- the pigs gene encoding GAS2-like protein pickled eggs isoform X1 encodes the protein MISHANYVRQAAEDYLARRQARNKSMTRSMTSGLAGPILALGNIHYLPAAKSGTFFARDNVSNFITWCRKSLKIIECLLFETDDLIMRKNEKHVILCLLEVARRGAKFGMLAPMLVQMERQIDREIAADIKANGANSSDSGTQTEAIASSSTISNMATSTTITTTTVGSETDLYDDSDDSENEDDADENPMLMYGPQPQIVTNDLKSLDEMVRDLVEKCTCPSQFPMVRVSEGKYRIGDTKVLIFVRILRSHVMVRVGGGWDTLAHYLDKHDPCRCRAQHRSSVAARLIPRQSPNHNPSNGIELHKAQVIFERSPTAARRVFNSPNCNGGGAGGAGGATAATAATAVGMGIGLGAAQGQAQQNGNSLSPNSGKYRSRSPTPQRKFINGIQSNGIVAVSGSFTTAVVPEQQLLGSPGLARRSMSPSPRRLIDMRKKQSSLDSYSSGPKSLPGGCSCSLEDSGLGGGAVTAPSSGGVLGGGQSVPEQGNSSKFENISDNGSEISDEGYRSLGVNQSSAQKRESLHSQASMEDAETNARLDQTSSDSQISPSEEPPEKAATDILEEEDLNGQELDADADVDVEQDYSVCDGPQSLPAILRLPKMADKFEQSGVFITDDEITVDMAKSPHSPKLEMQQSPALLSKIPRSPLAQRRRSIDNSTCGGAGGSLQDLSFRSSAAPPVGFSRKQPVYRSMRSRTTVASTPTPVPSPRASRQASNLPTVRDVTNTWSGRTTAAPNSCKRRPQCTPESFVAPAPFERSGKGRSSQILYDSNGRRVRGGCTSSLTTSPVKNHASSPLAQQLLEAASSAKNDAQILEKMKTLLSRYAASNQTSSGTVVVAGAGAVAGVGAVKTSSNGKKTPMYEDFTTAWVHSNGNLERSESCSPPAKARSKRSSAASSCESNHSTTVAGVGSGAGAGAVAASVVSPRRERGMSKIPAPVRHHTELY
- the pigs gene encoding GAS2-like protein pickled eggs isoform X2 — encoded protein: MAMLEARPYRPFKSSEEYLEAMKEDLAEWLSTLYPELSINAENFMDRLDTGVALCKHANYVRQAAEDYLARRQARNKSMTRSMTSGLAGPILALGNIHYLPAAKSGTFFARDNVSNFITWCRKSLKIIECLLFETDDLIMRKNEKHVILCLLEVARRGAKFGMLAPMLVQMERQIDREIAADIKANGANSSDSGTQTEAIASSSTISNMATSTTITTTTVGSETDLYDDSDDSENEDDADENPMLMYGPQPQIVTNDLKSLDEMVRDLVEKCTCPSQFPMVRVSEGKYRIGDTKVLIFVRILRSHVMVRVGGGWDTLAHYLDKHDPCRCRAQHRSSVAARLIPRQSPNHNPSNGIELHKAQVIFERSPTAARRVFNSPNCNGGGAGGAGGATAATAATAVGMGIGLGAAQGQAQQNGNSLSPNSGKYRSRSPTPQRKFINGIQSNGIVAVSGSFTTAVVPEQQLLGSPGLARRSMSPSPRRLIDMRKKQSSLDSYSSGPKSLPGGCSCSLEDSGLGGGAVTAPSSGGVLGGGQSVPEQGNSSKFENISDNGSEISDEGYRSLGVNQSSAQKRESLHSQASMEDAETNARLDQTSSDSQISPSEEPPEKAATDILEEEDLNGQELDADADVDVEQDYSVCDGPQSLPAILRLPKMADKFEQSGVFITDDEITVDMAKSPHSPKLEMQQSPALLSKIPRSPLAQRRRSIDNSTCGGAGGSLQDLSFRSSAAPPVGFSRKQPVYRSMRSRTTVASTPTPVPSPRASRQASNLPTVRDVTNTWSGRTTAAPNSCKRRPQCTPESFVAPAPFERSGKGRSSQILYDSNGRRVRGGCTSSLTTSPVKNHASSPLAQQLLEAASSAKNDAQILEKMKTLLSRYAASNQTSSGTVVVAGAGAVAGVGAVKTSSNGKKTPMYEDFTTAWVHSNGNLERSESCSPPAKARSKRSSAASSCESNHSTTVAGVGSGAGAGAVAASVVSPRRERGMSKIPAPVRHHTELY